The nucleotide window ggtgcggctcccttggccttggaggCATCCGAGTCGGAGGGCTGCGTTGTTGCGACGGTCTTGAGGGCGAGCTTGAGCGTCATCAAGGCTTCCTTGGCATCCCCCCTGATGGTGAGGACACCCtcgctccctggcatcttcatgaggttgtaatCCGGATGGTTTtctgccatgaactgggccagagccggttacccgaggatggcgttgtacgggaggccgatgtgggcgatgtcgaagtcgatgagctcggtgcggtagctgtcgcgcgtgccgaaggtcacggggaggcggatctgccccagggagcGGGCGGAGCCTCCACCAACCCCTGAGAAAGGCTTGCTGGGGCGGAGCCACTCGAGCGGTGCGCgaagaaggctgaaggcctcgacggagagcacgttgaggccggcgccgccgtcgacgaGTGTCTTGGTGATGGACACGTGgtagatggtgggcgtgcaaagcattGGGAGCGCACCCAAGCCGACGGTGGAGGCAGAATGATCCCCTGGGttgaaggtgaggtcggcctcgggCCCGGCCCAGCCTAGTggagcccccgggcgcttggAAGCGGCGCTGATCTGGCGAAAGAACGGCTTGACGTGACGATATGAGGGTGGTGCTTGTGAGCCGTCGAGGAGGGATACAACCGCTTGGTACACTGGTGCCGCGTAGCGCGCAACGAAGAGGCCGCGCAAGTCCTCCCAGGACGCCACCGTGGATCCggggaggttgagcagccaggcgcgcggtgcaccagtgagggccatgggaagccagttggtcatgaccttgtcgtcgcccCCGGCCTTAAGGACGGCCTCCTCATACGCCAGCAGGAAAGCCAATGGGTCCTCCGCGTCGTCGTAGCACGGCGGCAcctccggcttgaacttgggtggACACTTCACCTGCCACAGGGTGGGAGCAAGGGTTCGGAGCCCTTGAGCGTTGCTGTGGGCACCCGTAGATCCAGCCGGAAGGGCACCCGCCATGGGGAACGGGTGTGACGATGGTGGAGCGTAGATTGACGGAAGAAAaactccggcgcaccccctacctggcgcgccaaatgtcggatcacgggttccggcaaaaccctcaaggttcgaacactagggtgcgcgcgaagatctccccctgtcgatccacgtcctagctttgctaagatcttacgggctagctcgacgaactcgtaacacaaaggacacaagatttatactggttcgggccaccgttgtggtgtaataccctactccattgtgatggtggtggattgcctcttgggttgaggatgaacagtacaaggggaagaacagcctcctgaggagaggtgttcttgtgctagGCGAACTTGTGGTTactctgctctctctctctctctcgatccgatcgatctatccccctagctatggtggtggctagtcctatttatagaggccctggtcctctccccaaatattgagcgggaagggagccaacaacggccaatttgtaAGGGGAtaactagtacatcttatcctgacaaaagtggtctttgcctgtcaaaggctctggtggtgacgccgtcttgggctccacggtgacctccgtcttgccgtccttctggtcttggtctcgttgcactgatatggaaacctttacttgacgcctcggtaccccgcgcctgcgcctgcttccttagcaccaaagaggaaacaaggacactgtgcgctggcgcccgcctggccttggtcgtcatggctcacgtcattggaccctcacgaggtttgcctggccttgatccCTCCGCCCCTCGCGACCCAGCCTAGTGAggccactcctgaggaggtctcgtgtcgtccgtctcgcaaggcttggccccttgcgagggtcttgagtcattgctggtgaagatgggccgtacgggcccgctcgcggagccacgccgtgggctgcatgcaggcaagtctagggacccccgttctcAGAATGCCGACGGTCTTGTgcatcacatgattctcctaatgatgtgatcttgttcatcaaatgacaacacatgtctatggtcaggaaacttaaccatctttgattaacgagctagtcaagtagaggtatactagggacactctgttttgtctatgtattcacacatgtaccaagtttccggttaatacaattctagcatgaataataaacatttatcatgatacaaggaaatataaataacaactttattattgcctccagggcatatttccttcacggtGATGCTTAGCCGGTCATCCAACATTGTCCCCTAAAATTTTCTTGTTCTTTTTTATGTCCGCGTACTAGTTGTGCTCGTGTATGTACTCCATGTTTGAATCCATTGCTTCAAAGAAGGGACAAAATTCTTTCAGCACAGACATTTCACCAAACACTTGTCGGGTGTGCTGACCCCGTAGGGGCGGATGGTACCTTCGTGGCGGACGAACGAGAGGTCTGGACCGGTGGCGGGAGACAAGTGGCATGGAGGCCAGGTGTAGCAGTCGAGGTCACGAAGTTCCGAGAAGGGCTTGGCAAGCGGCGGGGGTCGAAGAGTGGCGGCCTCGACGAGAGAGAAAGCAGATGTAGAAAAAGAGAAAATGACAGAGACACGGGGTTCGGGCGGGGCTTTTGATGGGCCGAGGGTGTTAGAGTCCTACGTGGCCGGCGTCAGGATTCCCGCAATGCCCCCTGGTTTGCAGGAAAGCAGACGACCGGACTGGTCTGCGGATCGATGCGGGATGGCGTTGGATGAAAAATTGCATACAAACAGCTCGGTCCAGACACTTGCGGGGGTTTGAAAGTCCCGCCTTAAGAGCATCTAGAGCCAGGCGCCTCAAACATGTCTCAAACGCCCGGACGGCCCGCCCGGTCACTGATCGGTCACGTTTTTCTAACCCGGCCGGGTGCCTCAAATGACACTCAAACGCCCGGCTGTCCAGCGcccctcatatccagcccaaatatggggTAGATATGGGGGCGCCCGGACATGCCCGCCACGTCGATTCGATCCACTCCGACGACTCCGGTGACTACGGCGAGCATTTCGAGCGCTGGCAGCCGCTCCTCCTCCGACTTCGATGATGACCTAGCTCTCCGCATTGCCCTCGAGAGGTCCAAGATGGACACGGGTGGCAGTTCCGGATCGGACACACCTCTCCCCTGCCACCGCAGCGAGGAAGTCGGCGCTGGCTCCTCCCGGCTACGCTTGGCTCCGTGCGGGCTGCACAGTCTGCGCGTCCCCCACGCCATCCCTTGGCCCCGCCGCCTGCTGCTCCCCCACGCGGGCGGCGTTGGGTGCTTGTGCCCGCCCCGCCAGCCTGGACACGCACGCCGGAGTCAGAGGCGCGCGTCGCCCGTCGCAAGAGGCAACGGACAAGGGAGAGGGATGCGACGGAGAGCTTTGTCCGCCGCTGCGGGTTACCCGCGGAGTCCGACGAGGACGAGCAGCTCCTCGCGTGGGTCTAGCGCTAGCAGGATCGGGCCGTCCGACACCTCAAGGGCCtcgtctcctcctcctcgtcctccgaCAACGACGGCTCCTCGTCTGACGACTAGAACGATCCTCCACCAGCCGTCGACGGCTACAGCTGCGCCGGCAACTGGAAGGGGAAGGGGTCGGCCCGGAAGTGGTGAAGATCCGCTTTTCTTCAATTTAATTTCAAGTTTTAGATGTTGAACGTATTGTGCTTGCCTGTGTTCGTTTGCTGATCTACATAGTTTGATCGATGTTGCATGGTTTAGGATAAATATAGGAGGTCGGATATGAGATACACGGATATGAACGACACTATTTACGAAGTGTTGGATCAGTGCCCGCGGACGCATCCGGATGCATCCGCGGGTGTTTGATGAGTCATATTTGTCCTCTGCAGGTGTAGATGCTCTAAGCTCTCAATAGAGGGCTCTGATTGATTTAGGTTGTGGGCAGCAGGTGGAATCAAACTGTCAGCCGACTTGCCGATTTTTCTCCTGATTTCTCGTGTATGCATTGTAGTATCGAACAATTGTTGCTGCTGTGGCGGACCACAACTCCGCGTGGACCAATTAGAGTAGGGCACCTGCTCGGATCAGCTGCCGCCGAGTGCATAGAGGCGTTTCTCCAAGCACAAGGCATCTTATCTTCATCCCGTTCAGCAGGGCAGGATGCTACGGCCAGCGGCTGCCGCCGTTTATCCGTCATCCTACCACGCCCCACCGCCGCGATTCCCAGCATTTCCGGCCGGACGACGCTCGGCCGCCATAGCCGTCCGGTGCGTGAACCGCGACGCGCCCGATACCTCGAAGGCGAAGCTGAAGGTCGGCTCGCCGATCGTCATCACCGAGGAACCGCCCATGCTCAAGACCGCCGCGTCGGTGCCGTCGCTCCGGCAGAACGCCGGCCGCGTCAAGCCCGGCGACGTCGGGAGGTACCTCCTATACTCTACAAGCACTGGAAAGTAGCATGTGCGTTGTCTCTTATGCCTGACATCCCCGCGGCGTTGCGCAGGATAATGGCGCGGAAGCCGAAGGACGTCTGGGCCGTGCGGCTCGCCGTCGGCACGTACCTGCTGGACGGGAAGCACTTCAAGCCCCTGGAGGTCGTCGAGGACGAAGGCGGCGACGATCAACCCCAGGATGAATGAGCATCAGATCCAGCAACAATCAGCAAAACATTCTTACATGTTAGTATGGTGCACAAACTGCAATGAATGGATTCAGGAACTAGGATGCCCATTTCGGTTTTCCCGATAAAATAGTCGGAGCACGCCAAACACAAACGAATAGGGGCTTTGCCTGGTTGAACATAGGTACAGCCATAGAAGAGTGTGAATCGGTCATAGAACTATACAGATTGCAGACACAGAAAAATAGTATCGTTAGGCCGTGGAGATCTTGGGTGTCAGGTCGTGCTCAAGAGTTACTTCTTCCATGGCTGTTTAATCCCGATCACGGTGCAAACCGATATCAGCAGAAGGATCAGGAGAATGATGATGGCGTAGCACATCCATTGTCAGGTCGATCTTGGGTGGGTGCCTTCTGGAGAGCACCCACACCTTGCTGTATGTTGTCGGCAGCATGTGAAACCTTGGAAAAACATGGTGCGAACATTTCGTTAGCTTGCTTTATAAAATCGGTTAGGTCTATTTAGAACAAGCAGTTTCCAGAAGTTCCTTACATGTGTCTCTATGTGGTTGATCATTTCTCCTTGAGACTCAACCAATACTAACATACCCAGGAATATCTACAGGGAAAAACCCAGGAAATGGGGTACATTAAGAGTTTAAGGGGCCCTGCCATTCACATATGCATGGtgtgaactactccctccgtcccataatataagagcgtttgaGCGTTTTtgaaacgctcttatattatgggacggagggaataTAACATTGCATAAGAGCTTATGCAAATGAAAGGTAACCTGTTGCAACTCCAGAAGCTTCCTCTCAAGATCTCTTACAGCATCATGCCGCTCCTATATCTCAGCAGCAGTATCCAATATCAGTATCCAATATCTGGAAGATGGAAGATTATCCTGATGAGATTTTGATGCATTTCCCAACAAGTGTCCAAATAATGACCAAGTTATAATTCACATACCTGGCCTCTCCCCTGCTGTTGAACCGCATCTTTGAAAATTTGCTCGCCTCGCCCTGTCTCAATTAAATCGTCAATTGTCTGCATGTTCCAAAGTAACAAAGGAGGCACACTGTAAGATAAAcaataaaagaaaaaaaacatgGCAAATCAAAGCACAAATTTAACCATAGAAAAAACAAGTTGCAACTATACCTCTTCATCACGGCGATTACCGGTTACAGTAAATACCCTTCTTTCAACAACTTCCCAGTACTCCTGCC belongs to Triticum urartu cultivar G1812 chromosome 7, Tu2.1, whole genome shotgun sequence and includes:
- the LOC125524138 gene encoding protein CHLORORESPIRATORY REDUCTION 42, chloroplastic-like, giving the protein MLRPAAAAVYPSSYHAPPPRFPAFPAGRRSAAIAVRCVNRDAPDTSKAKLKVGSPIVITEEPPMLKTAASVPSLRQNAGRVKPGDVGRIMARKPKDVWAVRLAVGTYLLDGKHFKPLEVVEDEGGDDQPQDE